One region of Gossypium raimondii isolate GPD5lz chromosome 6, ASM2569854v1, whole genome shotgun sequence genomic DNA includes:
- the LOC105774596 gene encoding protein NONRESPONDING TO OXYLIPINS 2, mitochondrial isoform X2: protein MAGSTILSRLSPSRLKALPVKLKSSKPVLPTISPLKSSSQSQFSSASSSSSVKRISGISRLPVELSCLISMMPLHSAVASARLRSFLAIESQSWGLIPQGISMPL, encoded by the exons ATGGCTGGTTCGACGATTCTCTCTAGATTATCACCATCTCGGTTAAAGGCTCTTCCTGTAAAGCTTAAAAGCAGCAAACCAGTGTTACCCACTATTTCTCCATTGAAATCGAGCTCTCAGTCTCAGTTttcttctgcttcttcttcttcttcagtgaAGCGCATTTCCGGGATTTCAAG ATTACCAGTGGAGCTGAGCTGcttaatctcaatgatgccgtTGCACAGTGCGGTTGCTTCGGCTCGCCTCAGATCATTTCTTGCTATAGAATCTCAGAGTTGGGGTTTGATTCCTCAAG GTATCTCTATGCCTTTATAA
- the LOC105774596 gene encoding protein NONRESPONDING TO OXYLIPINS 2, mitochondrial isoform X1 has protein sequence MAGSTILSRLSPSRLKALPVKLKSSKPVLPTISPLKSSSQSQFSSASSSSSVKRISGISREMGISPSFRLPVELSCLISMMPLHSAVASARLRSFLAIESQSWGLIPQGISMPL, from the exons ATGGCTGGTTCGACGATTCTCTCTAGATTATCACCATCTCGGTTAAAGGCTCTTCCTGTAAAGCTTAAAAGCAGCAAACCAGTGTTACCCACTATTTCTCCATTGAAATCGAGCTCTCAGTCTCAGTTttcttctgcttcttcttcttcttcagtgaAGCGCATTTCCGGGATTTCAAG AGAAATGGGAATTTCCCCTTCATTTAGATTACCAGTGGAGCTGAGCTGcttaatctcaatgatgccgtTGCACAGTGCGGTTGCTTCGGCTCGCCTCAGATCATTTCTTGCTATAGAATCTCAGAGTTGGGGTTTGATTCCTCAAG GTATCTCTATGCCTTTATAA